A segment of the Stigmatella aurantiaca genome:
GGCATCCACCCGGACCGCGGTGGGCAGTTGCTCATCCAGGACCACCTGCCCCAGGGCCTGCACGGCCTCCGGCGTGCTGGCCGCGGAGAGCGAGCCAATGAGGCTGCTGTACGTGTTGCGGTCCTTCTCGCCCCGCAGGAGCGCGGGCACCTGGGCGGCCGCCCCGGGCTCCAGCGTGAAGAGGGCGCGCATCCGGTTCATGAGCTGAGAGGTCGCCTGCCCCCGCTCGTTCTCGCCCGGGGGTAGCTTGCGCAGGTCCCCGACGAGGTCCGCCAGTTGCGCGCCGCCCACGAGGCGCCGCAGCTCCGCCTGGGGGTCCTCGGGCGCAAACACCTGGGTGGCCAGCGAGGCGGTGGCCAGTTGCTGCCGCCGCGCCTCCAACGAGCCAATGAGCAACGGCACACTGCGCACTGCCGTCCGGGTGAGCTGCACCTGCCCCTCGCCCCGCACCGTGGGAAGCCCCTCACCGGAGCTGACCGACACCTGCTCCCGGCTCGAGACCGACACGGGCCAGCCCTCCTCGCCCAGGAGGAACGAGGCCGAGGCATCCACGGTGATGCGCACACTGGCGTCCAGGTTCTGCAGCCCGCTGGGCGAGGCCATCCGGAGGTAGCGCTCCTTGGTCTTCTCGTACTTCCGCGCGCCCGGCACCTGCCGGTACTGGGCGGCGTACAGCCCGGTGACATCCAGTTCCTGCGCAGGCCATGCCTCCTTGGGCACGTTGGGCGTGACGAACTGGGTGGAGGCCACCAGCGTGCGCAGGAAGTTCTGCGTTACCGGATCCAGATTCCGCTCGAAGTGCCCCAGCAGCGCCGCGCCCTGACGGTTGAACGTCACGTAGAAAGGCGCCTGCAGGTGGGCCAGCATCAGCGGACGTGACTTCGCATCGAGCGCGTCCTGGCCTTCCGCCTCGAAGGTGAGCCGGTCCGAGCGGAGCTGGAACTGCGCCTCCAGACGGTCCCCCTGGCCGCCCACCACCGCCATGGACAGCTCTCCGTCCAGCGCCAGGTGCAACGAGGGCGAGGTGCTCGCGCCTTGCTGGCCGAAGGTGACCTTCTGCTCGGCGGAGAGGGTGTAGACGAACTGGGTGCCCGCGGACCAGGTCCGGACACGCCCCTCGCTGGAAACGGCCCCTGCCCCCTGCTGCGCCGGAGCGGCCGGAGGCGCCGTCACCGCGGCCGGAGCGGCCGGAGGCTCCGCGGGGGAGGACTCCTTCGCCAGGGTCCAATAGACACCGGAGCCCAGGAGCAGGACCGCGGAGAGGGAGGGCACGAGCCAACGGCGGTCGAACACGAAAGAACCTCGGAACTCCGAAAGGAAAACCACGGTGGCGGAAGCCTCCCGCCACCGTGAGGGACCTACCGCCTACTCCATCTGGCAAGGCATATCGGGCAGATAGTAGAGGCTGTCCACGCTCTGGTCCGTGGGGGCCCGCAGGCAGCTTCCGCCGCCGCCACCCCAGCCGCCGCCACCACCACCGCCACCGCCGCCACCGCCCGTGTCTCCCCCACCGCCCGTGCCATCCAGCGTGCCCGTGCCGCCCACCGGAGCACCGTACGAGCAGGTGAAGTTGAGCGGCACCGCGCTGGTGGCGTTGTAGAGCGTCCAGCTCTTCGTCATGCCGCTCCACTTGGCGATGGTGAGCGAGAACTTCTTCTTGATGAACAGGAGCTTGATCTTGATGAACGCCTTCAAGCTGCCGGACAGGGTGTTGACGGTGAAGTCCGACTTGAGGTTCCAGTCCATGGTGCTGCAGCCGGTGGACACCAGCTGCGCGGTGACCGGCAGGCTCGCGCCGATGAGCGTCAGGTTGCCCTCCACGCCCAGGCTCGCCACGGAGATGCCCACCGCCGCGCTCGCGGCCACGTAGACGTTGCCCTTGGGGGTGGCGATGAGCTTCGCCACGGTGGGGGCCATGGAGCCGGTGACCTTGATGCCCGCGTTGCCGTTGAGCGACGCCGTCACCGTCACCGGGATGAACATGATGGGGAAGCTCTTGCTCGCCGACTTGAACGTGCGGTTGAAGAGCTGGTCCTCGTACAACGTGCCGGAGAGCAGATCCTTCGAGTAGATCTGCGAGCCCATCACGTACACTTTGACATTGGCGCCCACGAAGGCGTTCTGCTGGGCGGTGCCCGAGGCCCGGGCGCGCAAGAGCTCTGTCTGCCCGGAGCCGAACACCTTGCCCCAGACCTTGCCCTCGGCCACCGCGTCGAGCTTCGCGCCCGCGCTGGCCGTGGCCGGCAGGCCGTTGAGGGACGCGTCGATGACGTAGCCCGCGCCGAACGTGCTGTTGCCGAAGCCGTCGTCCTTGTGGAACGCCTTGCTGAACGGCTGGTCGCCGGGGCTGCTCGCGTTGGGGTCCACCTGGACGCCCGGAGGCTCCGTCGCGAGGTCCGCATCCTGCGTCTGGCCCTCGTCGTTGAAGACGTGCGGATCCGGGTCTCCGGACTCCATGCCCGTGGTGCAGACGCCGATGCAGTCCTGATACAGCGCCTGGTTCATCTCGTTGTTGATCTGCACCACGGTGTACGGATCCCCGTACACGCTGGTGCCGTCATCCATGACGATTTCTCGCTCATAGGCGATGCGCGCCTGCGCCGGGCCGGACAGGCCCAGCGACGCCATCGTTCCGATCAATGCAACCTTGGGGGATAGACGGGACATGAGGTGGGGGACCCCTCTTTGGGTGGTTTCCTGGGATGGCAGGTGGGTGTGGGTAGACCCTGACTGCGGGCCTTCCGGCGCCGCCCCGGAAGCGTATGAAACCCCAGAATTACAAAAATAAGCAACATTTCTATTAGTCCTGCTATCCCCTACCCCCTTGCTCGCCCATCAGCCCACGTAGACACACATGCTTCGTGTGACGGGAGGGCTGGGGGTTCTTGCTTGGAAATGGACACCCTCTCCCCCGCGTCCCCGAGCACCCGGGGCCCCTGGGCCATGCTCCCGCGCCCAAGGAGAGCCCTGGTGTCCATGTTTCAGAAAATCGTGTTCGTTGTCCCGGCGGCCCTGTATCTGGCGGCGTGTGCCCACGCGCCCGCGCCCTCCCCTGCGCCTCCCACCGGGCCCCCCGCGGCCGGCGCGCCCTCGCTCCCGGCGCCCAACCCCAGCCATGACGTGAAGCGATACAGCAAGGTCATCGGCTGGGCGGAAGGCCAGACGCCCAGGGCGCCCGAAGGCTTCCAGGTGAGCCGGTTCGCGGACGGCCTGCGCAACCCGCGCTGGATCTACGTCCTGCCCAACCAAGACATCCTGGTCGCGGAGGCCAGCTCTGAGTTCAAGGACGACGAGGACAGGAAAGAGGCGCAGGCGTCCGGAAAGGCCCAGTCCCAGAACCTGGGCAACAGCGCGAATCAAATCACGCTCCTCCGGGACGCGAACGGCGACGGGAAGCCCGAGGTGCGCGAAGTGTTTCTCTCCGGGCTGCGCCAGCCGCTGGGCATGGTGCTCGTGAATGGGCAGTTCTATGTCGCCAACACGGATGGCGTCTGGCGATACCCTTACAAGACAGGGGAGACCACCCTGCGCGCCCGGGGTGAGAAGATCCTCAGCCTGCCCGCGGGGGGCTACAACAACCACTGGACGCGCAACCTGCTGGCGAACGCGGACGGCTCGCGGATCTACGTCTCGGTGGGCTCGGCCAGCAACATTGGCGAGCACGGCATGGATGAGGAGAAGCGCCGCGCGAACATCCTGGAGATTCACCCCGACGGCAGCCAGGAGCGCATCTTCGCCAGCGGCCTGCGCAACCCTGTGGGCATGGGCTGGGCGCCTGGCACCCAGACCCTGTGGACCGTGGTCAACGAGCGGGACAACCTCGGCGACAACCTCGTTCCGGACTACCTGACCCGCGTTCAGGAGGGGGGGTTCTACGGCTGGCCCTATGCCTACTTCGGCGCCAACGAGGATCCCCGCCTTGCGGGGGAGCAGCCCGCGTTGGTGAAGAAGACGCTGGTTCCGGATGTGCCGCTGGGCTCGCACACCGCGTCGCTCGGCCTGGCCTTCTATGACCAGAAGGCCTTCCCGGCGAAGTACCAAGGCGGAGCCTTCATCGGCCAGCACGGCTCCTGGAACCGCTCGGAGCTCTCCGGCTACAAGGTCGTCTTCGTTCCCTTCCAGAATGGCAAGCCCAGCGGCGAGCCCGAGGACTTCCTGACGGGCTTCATCGCCCACCGCGAGAAGGCGGAGGTGCATGGCCGGCCCGTGGGCATCGCCGTCCTGCCCGATGGGGCCCTGCTGGTGGCGGACGACTCGAGCAACACGCTCTGGCGCGTGGCCCCCCGGAAGTAAGCGCCCCTCACTGGGGCAACGGAGCCTGCCGGGGCGTCCCCATCAGCTCCAGGGTGCGCGCCGCGATCCTCACGAGCAGCCCGGCACACGGCTCACACAACCCGCCACAACAGCCGGGCCAGCGGCCTTCCGGCTCTCGAATCAACGGGCGGACGCACGCCCAGTAATGGCTGGGGAGTTGAAACTCCTCACACGCCTGGGCGAGCGCGTCGTCGAAGGCAAGCGGGGGCGCGGCGGACACGCCCGCCACCCTACCCCGTGCCCCCGGCCAGGACGATGGGAGCGAGTCATCTTGCCCCAGGGGTGTTCACACGGACCCAGGGCTTCCCCCCGGGTGATGACAGCCGTCCCCAGGGTGATGGCTGCGGTCACCACTTCGCAGAACCTTTCACCCAGGAACACGGTAAAAACATGATATCCATTGAAAAACTGTAACCGGCATACGAATTGCTTCCGGCGCGCACCGGGAACGGGGGGGGCAAGCCCCCCTCTCATCACCCCATCGTCAGGAGCGAATCGTGTTGAAGATGAGTGTGTACCGTGGCCTGTCCCTGCTGGGCGTCGTGGCGGGACTGAGTGGATGCAGCACCCAGGAGCTGGAGACCGCCGAGGAGACCGGACAGCTTCAGGGCGAGGCCATCGTGTCGAGCATCACGGAAGGCGACTATGTCATCCGCTCCGCGATGACCGGCAAGTGTATCGACATCGCCGCGGCGGGCACCGCGGACGGAGCCAAGGTGCAGCAGTGGGACTGCAACGGCAGCAACGCCCAGAAGTTCCGCATCTCCCCGACGTCGGGCGGGTACTGGAAGATCCTCAACGTCAACAGCGGCAAGGCGCTCGACATCAAGGATGCGAGCACCGCGCCGAACGCCGAGATCCACCAGTGGTCCTACGTCGGCGCCAACAACCAGCAGTTCAAGTTCGTGGACCGCGGCAGCAGCCGGTTCAGCGTCCATGCGCGCCACACGGACATGGTCATCGATCTGTCCTGGGGGAAGCCCGACAACGGGACCCTCTACGTGCAGTACCCCTTCACCAACGGCCAGCTCAACCAGCTCTTCACCTTCGACAAGGTGAGCGGCGGCACCACGCCGCCCCCCACGGGCAACTGCGCCGTCTCGGGTGACGGGAAGACCACCCTGCGCTTCATCAACCAGTGCTCCTTCGAGGTGAACTTCGCCGGCAACAACATCACCGGCGGGCTGCTGGGCTCCGGCAAGGAGGAGTGCCGGACCATCGGCTCCACCACGGAGATGATGCTGACGAAGCGCTACTGGGGCTTCCGCAAGGGCGAGGACCCGGGCTTCGAGAAGCACTCGCTGGCGGAGTTTGGCTTCAACGAGGTGTTCTACGAGCACCGGAGCTGGGACTGGTTCAACCTCAGCCACGTGGATGCCCACAACCTGCCCCTGAAGATCGTCCCCTACAACCTGCCGGGTGGAAACACCTGCGCGGGCCAGACGCGCAGCTGCCCCATGGACATGATCGCGAACTGCCCCCCCGAGGGCCAGTTCCGCAACGCCGCCGGCAAGGTCATCTCCTGCGTGAGCCGCGACCGCGACAACCCCAACAGCGTGGTGGCCCGGTACTTCGACGCGGCCTGCTCGCAGTCCTACTCGTGGTCCGGCGATGACTCGGTGATGGCGGCGTGCAACGGCGAGGACTTCGACATCGTCTTCTGCCCGCAGAACTAAGCGGGCCAAGCCTCGCGGGCGCCTGCCTGGCCGTCCCCTCTGCGGGACTCCCGGCAGCCCCGCGCAGGCTTGCCTTCCCATACGTGGAATACGTCTCCCCCCCGCAGCGCTTCTAACGGGGCCCAACCATGCGTCCCCAAGCAGCCGGGGGCGGAACGGTGCGCGGAGGGAGACGGCGCGTGACGCAGCAGGTCGGCAAGTATCAGCTCATCCGGAAGCTCGCCACGGGAGGCATGGCGGAGGTGTATCTGGCCAAGGCCGCGGGCCCCCGGGGGTTCGAGAAAACCCTGGTGGTGAAGTGCATCCTGCCGCACCTGGCCCAGGAGCCTTCCTTCGTGGAGATGTTCCTCTCCGAGGCCATGCTGGCCGCCCAGCTCTCCCATACGCACATCGTTCAGATCTTCGACTTCGGTGAGGCCGACGGCGCGTACTTCCTGGCCATGGAGTACATCGACGGTCCCAGCCTCCGCACGCTCATCAAGCGCGCCGCGGCCCAGAATCTGCCCCTGGACCCGCTGGTGTGCGCGCGGCTCGTCTCCCAGGCCTGTGAAGGGTTGGCGTTCGCCCACGACTTCGTGGACCCCGCGACCGAGCAGCCCCTGGCGCTCATCCACCGGGACGTCAGCCCCGACAACCTGCTGCTGTCCCGTCAGGGCTCGGTGAAGGTGGTGGACTTCGGCATCGCCAAGGCGACGGGCCAGACGCACAAGACCGAGAGCGGCGTCATCAAGGGCAAGCTCTCGTACATGCCGCCCGAGCAGTTGCGCGCCAAGAACCTGGACCGGCGGGTGGATGTGTATGCGCTGGGGGTGGTGCTCTACGAGCTGCTCACGTTCCGCAAGCCCTATAGCGCCCCCTCGGATGTCGCGCTGATGCACGCCATCCTCTACGAGCTTCCCACGCCCGCGGTTCAACACCGGCCGGACCTGCCCGTGGCCCTGCAGCGCATCCTCGCCCGGGCCATCGCCAAGGACCGGGACCAGCGGTATCCGGACTGCCACTCGCTCCAGGCGGACCTCGAAGACTTCATCCTCTCCGGGGGCCGGCCCGTGACGGGCCAGCAGGTCGCCCAGCTCATCCAGCGCGCCACCTCCGGCACCGGCTTCCCCGCGTTGAACCTCGCGCCTGGGGCGATCCCCAGCCCCGTCCCCTTACCGGCCCGGGAAAGAACCCCCGTGGATACGCGCTCCAAGACCTTGCCCACGCCGGGGAGAGGCGCCGGGCTGGAGGGCGCGACCTTTCCCGAGCACACGGCGGCAACCCAGGATCTGTCCCTCACCCTTCCGTCTCCGGTGACCGGCCGGACCGAGCCCCGTGAACGGTCCCGGGCGCGCCCCAGGTGGGGCATCCCAGACTGGAAGTGGCCTGCACTGGTAGGCGGCGTGCTGCTCGCGGCAGGGCTCGGACTGGTGCGCTTCCAGCAGGACACGCCTGGGACGGACACCTCCTCCCCGCCCATGGCGTCCGCCGGGGCCACCCCAGCCGCAGAGCCGATCATCCCTCCTCCTCCGCAGCCGCTGACCCAAGCCCCTCCGGTGGCGGCGCCTCTGCCGGAAACCCCTGCTCCCGCCGCGGAGCCCGCCCCCTCCGAGCCCCAGACATCGCCTCTCGCTGCGGCCTCACCGCCCGCCCGGAAGCGCATCGCGCGCCCCGCCAAGACCAAGCGGCCAGCGGAGGGAATGGGGACCTTGGAGGTGCGCTCCCAGCCCTACGCCATCGTTTACGTGGACGGGAAAGAGCACGGCGCGACGCCCCTGGACGAGGATCTCCAGTTGCCGGCCGGTGCCTACACCATGAGGCTCGTCATCCCCGCTCTGTCGAAGACGGTGACCCAGCAGATCCAGATCGAGCCCGGGAAGAAAACCAAGATCAACTTCTCGCCGTAGGCCCTGAAGCGAGGGCCTCCTTCACGGAGGCGCTCACTTTGAATCACCGGTCGCAGGCCCAGCTGAGCGGCAAGGGATAGGGAATGACTTCCGCCGCCAGCCCCGGCACGAAACCCTTGAGGAGCAACAGGTCTCCAGGGATGCCGAGCCGGTCATCCTTGTTGCTTCCCCAGGCGAATAAGCAGCCATTGCTGAGCACCGCCAGCGCGTGGGAATGCCCCGCGGAGATGGAGACGGCGTCGGTCAAGAAGGAGGTCTCCACAGGACTGAGCTCGTCGTCTATCTCCTCGTTTCCCAGCTGCCCCGCGGAGTTGTTGCCCCAGGCCCTCACGGTGTTGTTCTGGGTCAGTGCCAGGGAGAAGCTGGTCCCCGCCGCCAGCGCCTTGATGGCACTCAAGCCCGGCACCAGCCCCGGCTGGGTCCGTGGACCGGCCGTGCTTCCATCCCCCAGCTGACCATGATCATTGTCACCCCAGCTCCACACCCTGCTGGTCCTGTCCAGCGCGAGTGAATGAAGCGCGCCCGCGGCAACGAAGTCGATCGCCGGCAATGCGTCCACCTTCACGGGCACACTGCGATTCTCCAGGCTGACATTGCCCAGCTGCCCCTTGCTGTTGTTTCCCCAGGCCCAGACGGCGCCGTCGGAATCCAGCGCCAGGGCATGAGCGCCCCCCAGGGCGATGGCTTTGATGCGCGGCAACCCCTCCACGGCCACAGGCGAATCCGTGGAGAGGCCCGCGCCATCGATTCCCCAGGCCCAGACCAAGCCCGACTGGTCCAGCGCCAGTGAGTAATCATTGCCCGCGGCGATATGGGTGATGTCGCTCAAACCCGGGAGTTCACGAGGTGTCTTCTGGAGGCTGCCGGAGACTGTCTTTCCCCAACTCCAGACCTTGCCTCCCCGCAGCGCGAGCGAATGGCCATAGCCCGCGGCCACACTTTTGACATCACTCAACCCGGCGACCTTCTTGGGCAGTGGGCTGTTCTGAGTCGTTCCATCTCCCAATTGAGCGGTGCCATTGTGCCCCCACGCCCAGACCAAGCCATCACTTTCGAGCGCCAGCGTGTGCTGCCCTTTCGAAGAGACCTGGGAGAAGGTGCCTGGCCCGGACTCGGGCGCCTCCGGATTACCGGGGTTCGCCTCGGGACAGATGGACGGATGGCGCTTGCAGTACCCTTTTTCCTCCTGGTCGAAGTCCGCGCACCCCCAGGACAGGAGGAGCCCGGACAGGGTCAGCAGCACAGTGAGCCCACGGGAGGCCCAGCGCTCGCGCTTCACGGCCACTTCCCGGACACGAACGCGGCGGCCGTGCCGTTCGGGCCCACGCCCAGGGACACCGCTGGGCGCCCCGAATCCCCCAGCAGGTACATGGTGGCCGCCGTGGCAAGACCCGCGGCCCCCACGCCCAGCAAGCTCACCCCCACCGTTTGGAGCGTCCGGCCGCGACTTCCCGTGGAATTGACGTCCTCCGGGCTCGTGAGGTCCGGGTCGCCATCGCGCAGCTTGTTCAGTTCCGAGCGGGACATTCCCCAGGTGATGCCCCCCGCCACCACCAGCGCGCCTCCTGCGACGGCGGGAATCCATGCGCGCTGGCGAAGCCGGGAGGGCGAGGTGCTTTCCAGCGCGGGGCTCTCGCTCGACGGGCTCTGGAGGGGAGGCGCCGCGGGAGCGGGGCCCTTCTGGGGACTTGCCTCTTCCGGAGGAGGCGGCGGGCTGGGCATGGCCTTCAGCTCGGCCTCGGCCTGCTTGCGGGCCGCTTCGGCCTCCTGCTGAATCTTGGGTGACACTGGCACCGGCAACTCCGCCTGGGGCCTGAGCAAGAAGGCCCTGCGGAAGGCCGCCTTGCCCTCGTCCCTCCGGCGCAGCTCGTACAGGAGAATCCCCTCATAGAGCGAGAGCGTGGCGTCCTCATCGGTTCCATGAGGCTCCTGGCGCGCCACCTGGACGAGATCGAGTGCCCGCTCGTATTCGGTGTTGACCAGGGACTGCTTGATCAAGACAAGGTGGTTGCGGATGTTGCCCTTCGCGGCAAGTACCGGCCCCGGGAGCGCCATCATCCACACCACCACCAGCCAGCCACCAGCTCCATGCTTCAGTAGGCGTCTCACAGACGGATGACCCCATGCGCGGCGCGGAGGAGCGCAGCATCCACGTTTCAGTGAGGGAAAATATGTTGCCTCGGAGTGCGAGGAGCCACGCCGTGCGGTTCACCTTCGTTGAGGAGCCGACGCCCTTTCAGGGCGGCATGTTGAACAGCGTGCGGTCCACCGGGAGGCCATTCCATGCCTGCTGAAAAGTCCCTTCCCCGATGCCCCTGGGCCGAAAGCGACCCACGGATGAGCGCCTACCACGACCAGGAGTGGGGCGTGCCCGTCCGCGACAGCCGGGAGCTGTGGGAGACCCTCATGCTGGAGGGATTCCAGGCGGGGCTCTCCTGGTCCGTCATCCTCCGCCGGCGTGAGTCCTTCCGGGAAGCCTTCCAGGGGTTCGAGCCCAGGACCGTCGCACGCTTCACCGAAGCGGACGTCGCGCGGCTTCTCGAGAACCCCGGCATCATCCGCTCCCGGTCAAAAATCGAGGCGACGATTGGCGGCGCCCGGGCCTACCTGACGATGCAGGACGCGGGAGAGGATTTCTCGGCCTTCGCCTGGTCCTTCGTGGACGGCAAGCCCTTGCGGAACACGACGGGGGAGGTCCTCGCCCAAACTCCGCTCTCCGAGAAGCTCTCGGCCGCGCTCAAGAAGCGCGGCTTCAAGTTCGTGGGCCCGGTGATTGTCCATGCCTGGATGCAGGCGGTGGGGCTTGTCGATGACCACAGGGCTGGCTGCTTCAAGCGCCCCTAACCACGGACTTCCACCTCACAGACGTCGGCCGACACCTCGCTCACCTTCACCTTCACGTCCAGGAAGTGCGCGAAGGTTTCGAGCTGTGTCTGGGAATGCCCATCCAGCGGCAGGGTCCGGAAGGCGCCTCCCTTGGCCAGGGCGAGCAGCAGCAACAACTGGTCGCACAGGTGCTCTCCCACCGGCACTTCGGCCTCCAGATAGCGCTTCGCGGCCTCCGCCGCCTTGCCCGCCACGGTCTCCGCCCGGACGCCCCGCTCCGCGAAGCCCGAGAACACCTCCGTCACGTGCTCGCTCTCCACCTCCAGCATCAGCGCGTTTCCAGGCCCGTGGGAGCGCTTCAGCTCCTCCACGCGCAGCTCGTCCGGCCGCCACCCCAGCACCTGCTCCACCGTGGCCAGCTCCCGCTGCACCACGTTGAATGGAAGCTGTGAGAAGAGCGCCGTGGCTTGCCGCCGCTTCACGGGCCCCCGCTCCAGCAGGGTCAGCGGCTGGAGCGGCGCGGGGTGGACGTTCACCCGGAACTTGCCGCCTCCGGCCGGGAAGAAACCGTGCCGCTCCAGCACCGCCTCCACCCGGGGCCCCATGCGCCGCACCAGGGGCAGGTATGCCTTCTCCAGGAAGTCGAACGGGGGCGCCGCCGGGTTGTGCGTTCCGCCCTCCAGCATCAGGGTGGAGGGGCCACTGGCCAGCATCAGCGCGGGCAGCACTGTCTGCAGCACCAGCGTGGCGCTGCCCGCCGTGCCCACCGCGAAAAAGTAATTGCCCGGCGTCAAGGCGCGCGGCTTGAACGTCAGCTCCATCGAGCCCAGCTCCGCCCCCACCACCTCCGCCGCCCCCACTTCCGCCGCCGCCTTCACCGCCGTCAGGTGCTGGCGCAGCAGCCCTGGCTTGGCGCGCTTCGCCCGCACGTTCACCATCTGGAACGGGGTTCCCGTCACCAGCGCCAGCGCCAGCGACGTGCGCAGCACCTGCCCTCCCCCTTCCCCGTTCGAACCGTCGATCCGAATCATCTGAACACCCCTCCCACTCACACCACGTAGCGGCGCCTGTTCCCCCATCCTAGCGACCGAAGTCTCGGGGGGAGCAGGCGCCTCGGCTGTCGTTATCCCGGCATGGTCACCTCGCGACACCTTCGGGTCATCCCTTCACACACACCACTTGCCGCAGCGTGTGCACCACCTCCACCAGGTCCGCCTGCGCCGCCATCACCGCGTCGATGGGCTTGTAGGCCCCCGGCGTCTCGTCGATGACGTCCTCGTCCTTGCGGCACTCGATTCCCTCGGTCGCGCGGGCATGGTCCTCCACCGAGAAGTGCCGCTTGGCCTCCGCCCGCGACATCACCCGCCCCGCCCCGTGGCTGCACGAGTGGAAGCTCTCCGCGTTTCCCTTTCCCCGGACGATGAAGGACCGCGCCCCCATGCTGCCGGGGATGATGCCCAGGTCGCCCTCGCGCGCCCGCACCGCCCCCTTGCGCGTCACGAAGCAGTTGCGCCCGTAGTGGTGCTCCCGCGCCACGTAGTTGTGGTGGCAGTTCACCGCCGCGTCCGTCAGCCCGAAGGGAGGCAGCAGGCCCGGAGCCCCGAGGGCCCGCACCACCGACTCCAGCATCAGCCGCCGGTTGGTGGCCGCGTACTCCTGCGCCCACTCCACCGCCTGCACGTAGTCCTGGAAGTGCACCGTCCCCTCCGGCAGGTACGCCAGGTCCGCGTCCGGCAGGTGGATGAAGAAGCGGCGCATCTCCTCCTTCGCCAGCTCGATGAAGTGGCTTCCGATGCGGTTTCCCACCCCGCGCGAGCCGCTGTGCAGCATCACCCACACGGCCCCGGCCTCATCCAGGCACAGCTCGATGAAGTGGTTTCCCGTCCCCAGCGTTCCCAGGTGCCCCAGCTCCGGGCCCCGGCCCAGGCGCGGGTGCTTCGCCACGATGGCGTCATAACCGGGCTTCAGGTGCGCCCAGGCCTCGCGGTGCGCCGCGGG
Coding sequences within it:
- a CDS encoding HEAT repeat domain-containing protein; the encoded protein is MFDRRWLVPSLSAVLLLGSGVYWTLAKESSPAEPPAAPAAVTAPPAAPAQQGAGAVSSEGRVRTWSAGTQFVYTLSAEQKVTFGQQGASTSPSLHLALDGELSMAVVGGQGDRLEAQFQLRSDRLTFEAEGQDALDAKSRPLMLAHLQAPFYVTFNRQGAALLGHFERNLDPVTQNFLRTLVASTQFVTPNVPKEAWPAQELDVTGLYAAQYRQVPGARKYEKTKERYLRMASPSGLQNLDASVRITVDASASFLLGEEGWPVSVSSREQVSVSSGEGLPTVRGEGQVQLTRTAVRSVPLLIGSLEARRQQLATASLATQVFAPEDPQAELRRLVGGAQLADLVGDLRKLPPGENERGQATSQLMNRMRALFTLEPGAAAQVPALLRGEKDRNTYSSLIGSLSAASTPEAVQALGQVVLDEQLPTAVRVDAAAGLGVVEKPTQEGLTALRQLAQSGEEDLRSTATLALGNAARNLETQKDPSADTLLRELKDAVATAPTPEARALQLRALANSAHPLALPTIQEALRDASAVVREAAVEALRLIPGPAADQMLSASMLEDPVPEVRRAAIFASSFRPLPPLMPALERTLRTDTVGAVRIEVVRLLGSNLLNLPSAGPLLSWAGQNDPNGDVRHTALAFLARQTPPPPRP
- a CDS encoding PQQ-dependent sugar dehydrogenase; this encodes MFQKIVFVVPAALYLAACAHAPAPSPAPPTGPPAAGAPSLPAPNPSHDVKRYSKVIGWAEGQTPRAPEGFQVSRFADGLRNPRWIYVLPNQDILVAEASSEFKDDEDRKEAQASGKAQSQNLGNSANQITLLRDANGDGKPEVREVFLSGLRQPLGMVLVNGQFYVANTDGVWRYPYKTGETTLRARGEKILSLPAGGYNNHWTRNLLANADGSRIYVSVGSASNIGEHGMDEEKRRANILEIHPDGSQERIFASGLRNPVGMGWAPGTQTLWTVVNERDNLGDNLVPDYLTRVQEGGFYGWPYAYFGANEDPRLAGEQPALVKKTLVPDVPLGSHTASLGLAFYDQKAFPAKYQGGAFIGQHGSWNRSELSGYKVVFVPFQNGKPSGEPEDFLTGFIAHREKAEVHGRPVGIAVLPDGALLVADDSSNTLWRVAPRK
- a CDS encoding RICIN domain-containing protein; translated protein: MSVYRGLSLLGVVAGLSGCSTQELETAEETGQLQGEAIVSSITEGDYVIRSAMTGKCIDIAAAGTADGAKVQQWDCNGSNAQKFRISPTSGGYWKILNVNSGKALDIKDASTAPNAEIHQWSYVGANNQQFKFVDRGSSRFSVHARHTDMVIDLSWGKPDNGTLYVQYPFTNGQLNQLFTFDKVSGGTTPPPTGNCAVSGDGKTTLRFINQCSFEVNFAGNNITGGLLGSGKEECRTIGSTTEMMLTKRYWGFRKGEDPGFEKHSLAEFGFNEVFYEHRSWDWFNLSHVDAHNLPLKIVPYNLPGGNTCAGQTRSCPMDMIANCPPEGQFRNAAGKVISCVSRDRDNPNSVVARYFDAACSQSYSWSGDDSVMAACNGEDFDIVFCPQN
- a CDS encoding protein kinase domain-containing protein, with product MAEVYLAKAAGPRGFEKTLVVKCILPHLAQEPSFVEMFLSEAMLAAQLSHTHIVQIFDFGEADGAYFLAMEYIDGPSLRTLIKRAAAQNLPLDPLVCARLVSQACEGLAFAHDFVDPATEQPLALIHRDVSPDNLLLSRQGSVKVVDFGIAKATGQTHKTESGVIKGKLSYMPPEQLRAKNLDRRVDVYALGVVLYELLTFRKPYSAPSDVALMHAILYELPTPAVQHRPDLPVALQRILARAIAKDRDQRYPDCHSLQADLEDFILSGGRPVTGQQVAQLIQRATSGTGFPALNLAPGAIPSPVPLPARERTPVDTRSKTLPTPGRGAGLEGATFPEHTAATQDLSLTLPSPVTGRTEPRERSRARPRWGIPDWKWPALVGGVLLAAGLGLVRFQQDTPGTDTSSPPMASAGATPAAEPIIPPPPQPLTQAPPVAAPLPETPAPAAEPAPSEPQTSPLAAASPPARKRIARPAKTKRPAEGMGTLEVRSQPYAIVYVDGKEHGATPLDEDLQLPAGAYTMRLVIPALSKTVTQQIQIEPGKKTKINFSP
- a CDS encoding RCC1 domain-containing protein, whose amino-acid sequence is MKRERWASRGLTVLLTLSGLLLSWGCADFDQEEKGYCKRHPSICPEANPGNPEAPESGPGTFSQVSSKGQHTLALESDGLVWAWGHNGTAQLGDGTTQNSPLPKKVAGLSDVKSVAAGYGHSLALRGGKVWSWGKTVSGSLQKTPRELPGLSDITHIAAGNDYSLALDQSGLVWAWGIDGAGLSTDSPVAVEGLPRIKAIALGGAHALALDSDGAVWAWGNNSKGQLGNVSLENRSVPVKVDALPAIDFVAAGALHSLALDRTSRVWSWGDNDHGQLGDGSTAGPRTQPGLVPGLSAIKALAAGTSFSLALTQNNTVRAWGNNSAGQLGNEEIDDELSPVETSFLTDAVSISAGHSHALAVLSNGCLFAWGSNKDDRLGIPGDLLLLKGFVPGLAAEVIPYPLPLSWACDR
- a CDS encoding DNA-3-methyladenine glycosylase I, whose product is MPAEKSLPRCPWAESDPRMSAYHDQEWGVPVRDSRELWETLMLEGFQAGLSWSVILRRRESFREAFQGFEPRTVARFTEADVARLLENPGIIRSRSKIEATIGGARAYLTMQDAGEDFSAFAWSFVDGKPLRNTTGEVLAQTPLSEKLSAALKKRGFKFVGPVIVHAWMQAVGLVDDHRAGCFKRP
- the rtcA gene encoding RNA 3'-terminal phosphate cyclase; protein product: MIRIDGSNGEGGGQVLRTSLALALVTGTPFQMVNVRAKRAKPGLLRQHLTAVKAAAEVGAAEVVGAELGSMELTFKPRALTPGNYFFAVGTAGSATLVLQTVLPALMLASGPSTLMLEGGTHNPAAPPFDFLEKAYLPLVRRMGPRVEAVLERHGFFPAGGGKFRVNVHPAPLQPLTLLERGPVKRRQATALFSQLPFNVVQRELATVEQVLGWRPDELRVEELKRSHGPGNALMLEVESEHVTEVFSGFAERGVRAETVAGKAAEAAKRYLEAEVPVGEHLCDQLLLLLALAKGGAFRTLPLDGHSQTQLETFAHFLDVKVKVSEVSADVCEVEVRG